A window from Anaerolineales bacterium encodes these proteins:
- a CDS encoding STAS/SEC14 domain-containing protein, with the protein MENGEIAIGIENKPDYLSVAASGKRSKETVKKLVDEAFRAAVERKYARILVDVRELHGPFGFLEIYYLVREVLQDLSDKGVNQVAVVDVRRTIGGNWFLETVAQNFGMNIRVFDNEESAINWFGIQA; encoded by the coding sequence ATGGAAAATGGCGAAATCGCAATCGGGATCGAGAACAAACCGGATTATTTGTCCGTTGCGGCGAGCGGGAAACGCTCCAAAGAAACCGTAAAAAAACTGGTTGACGAGGCGTTCCGCGCCGCTGTGGAGAGGAAATATGCGAGGATCCTCGTCGATGTGCGGGAGTTGCACGGCCCCTTTGGTTTTTTGGAAATCTATTACTTGGTGCGGGAGGTACTTCAGGATCTGAGTGACAAAGGGGTAAACCAAGTAGCCGTGGTTGATGTCCGTCGGACCATCGGGGGGAATTGGTTCCTGGAAACCGTGGCGCAGAATTTCGGAATGAACATCCGCGTGTTTGACAATGAAGAATCCGCAATAAATTGGTTCGGCATTCAGGCATAA